AAGTTAGTCCTGAATTGTTTCCTAACGAATAcataattgtttttcaataatTGTTCGTAAAACagaatgcaaatactaaaagataaaagtaaaaatctatcctaatgaaattaatattgaagattgtttaagtgtgaatttaattaaataacaaataaaagacTTTAAAGAAATAGTAAATAGGcaaattccactacttttccaaaaTAGATTCTTTATCGGTTAATCAAAGtttattgttcaattgattataatttttgatttcaaattaattaaaggatattcttaattaatttgattgagATCTTATtattaaccaaagtagattctcaactaaaaaaaagatttttctagattattcataataaattcaaccaaagtacattctgaATTAAATGTTATAATGTTTAATCGTATCTATTCTTTTATCTCCTAACCAAGtgaaaagttaattaatcaaaatacattcttcactaattattgttaaagtttttatcactaaccaaagtacattctcaatagGTAGCAGAAacccatttaatcatatgaaagttcctaaattcaatcaaagtacattcttaatgaaaattaaaaacttttagACTCATATGATCAATATGCATATAGATTAAAACACCTCGTTAATTAACTATGATGTAAATACcattatttttaatgtgattGAGAGATAAAAGACATAGAAGAAAGATAACCAaaataatcaaaagaacaaaaacattatttcaaattaacctcagaatccataatgaaattacaggAGAACAACCATAGAAGCTCAGCGCTCCATGGATGGAGTTGAATACATGATGAATCAAAATAAAagtaagagaaagagagaagtgGTGGATTATTCTACTccaaaatctcaatttagtccttaTTTTTCCTAAAATTATAGAGAAACTCGAAATATATTAATAGTTACACTTTAGCCCCTTTTGTTTAACCAAATTGAAACTATGACCAAGGTTGATTGTCCAATGAGggattgccacatgtcagtTACTTTCTTctcccaaaattagggttttgctTAGGTGGTTTAAAGTTGACAGGGTTTTTGGCTCACGGTGGTTGTGTTGAAAAATGATGGCAAGGTGCAAAGATTTTGTGTTCTTCTATGGCGAAGGCATGATAATGAAAACATGGTAGGTAATGTGAGGAGGtcgtttagggtttttaggtgGCTGAAACAATATGGCAACACAAACTGGGTTTTGCGATTTGGGGTTTTCGCGGTTTGTTTTAGATGCAtcacgttttaaaggtttaatggTGGTTTTGTTTCGTCGTGGTGCTTGGACCTAGTTTCATTTGTAGGTTTAGTAGTGGTTTTTTTCTCGTGGTGGTGATTCGCGAGTTGGGTTTCCTGATATATTTGTGGTGGTGCGGTCGAGGTTGTTTAATGAATGTTATAGGATCACCATATGGCATCATCTGAATGGATAAATTTGAAAGTAGTGGATCAGGACATATGGCAACATCATATTGAATGTGATTTTGTGACTAGTAGGAAGGGTGTTTAATAGGAAAACAGGGATTGTAGAAGTAAAGTGATCCATTGTTGGTTAAGAGAGTGTATAAGTTACACTATGGGGGCATTTAGCTCCTTGTACATTTATTTCCCGAATTCATTAATTTTGATCTTATTTTGTAACTCGGACAATTTAATTTCGTGTTGTGATTGAATCAAACTTGAACTTCAATTGCATCAATAAACATTAgaatattcataaataatttatgcaactaaaaatcaacttttaaaatcttttaattctCAAACTTGATAAgtataattataacaaattctATTCAATTTAAACACATCACACTTAACATTCTCATTTAGCCCTTCCTCCTACGTCTCCAAATAACGAAcgatgagtttttttttataaagtaacttttaactaattaatatgtttaaaaaGTAAGTGTTGTTTTATGATAActtttaatagtaaaaatatttaaatgattaataaGATCAATTCtacatttgaaaataaaaatactcctttgaatcttataaagaaagataaaagattaatttaaatttctaaaactaaGAGTGTTAacgaaataagaaaaaagataacACATTATTAACTTAGACATCATTAGAAAGTCATACAAGAGTATgagtataattaatatataatccATGAGccctaattttaaattacaaactTTTCAATAGTAATACTTAACTCGTGCCAAATGAGTTATTCCAAAGATGAGTGATTAGGAATTTTTATGTCCACGGGCACATCGAACTATTTGAATCAATCCATGATGTTCTTGGAGAGTTGATTGTACCATCATTTTCTAACATTTCATGAGGATAAAAAGAAGGTTTTGGAGGAATATTAAGACTTTCAACTTTTCCTTCAAGCATTTCTACAACCTTATTCATTGATGGGCGATCACTTGGTTTAAATTGTATACACCAAAGTGCAACTATaaacattttcttcatcaaaatATTATCCATTTCCGAAGCACCTTCCATGTCAATATCTTTGTCTTCTTTAAGTTGATCATGGATCCAAAAGGGAAAATAATGTTGACTTGAATGCTCTGCATGAGGATTTGAGTTTTTTCTCCTACTCGTCATTTCCATCAAAAGCATTCCAAAACTATAGACATCAGCTTTATGAGAAACTCCAcctatatttttgtaaaataactCTGGAGCCATGTAGCCTAATGTTCCTCTTATTGCAGTTAAAATAATGGATCCATCTTTTGCAGGATACAACCTTGCAAGTCCAAAATCTGAAACCTTTGGAATAAAATTATCATCTAAAAGAATATTATGAGGCTTGATATCGAAATGTAAAATCTGCACATCACAATCTCGATGAAGATATGCTATCCCATGAGCAATTCCAATAGATATTTCATATATCTTCTCATGTCTCAAAGGAACACTTCCTTCTTTAAAGTAAATGTATTTATCCAATGATCCATTAAGCATGTATTCATAAATTAgacaacatttttttccttcaacacAATATCCAATAAGCCGAACTACATTCACATGATGTATTCTTCCAATGGTAGATACTTCATTAACAAAGTCTTGTCGACTATCTTTGGATTTGCTCAACATCTTTACTGCAACATCTAACCCACTTTGAAGCTTTCCTTTGTACACAGAACCAAAACCTCCCTCACCTAATTTCACTTTGAAACCTTTAGTcattttctttacttctttgTACTCATACCTAATAGGATTTATATTGTTGTCTAAcaaaaaattttcaatattttcatatattgaaAAGTGTCGTCTTCGCCATTTATAGATGAACACCACCAGCAAAAGTGAGAGTACAAATAAATACCTAACTACTATGAATATTGGTAGAATATCTTGACCTAGGATTTCTCCATCACGATAGTCCCAAAATGATCGtctgatattttttattctattggCAAATCCTGTCAAATAAAGTTTGGTCAAAATGTAAATATGAATGGAtctaataaataactttttccaGGGCATAATATATTACGTAAATTAAAAATGGAGAAATATATAACTTACCACGTGTGACAAATGCAACATAACCTGCAAAAACAAAAGACTgcataaataattcaaaaatatgcATAACATTGAGACAAAACAGAACTTTATTAACATTATAAACTTTAGTGATACACATTCCACAAAAGTAatacattattaaatatttataaattttcacatattaagtataaacaaattatcaataaattattgcttctcaaaaaaatataaacatttcgttttatattttaatccatatatatatatatatatatatatatatataatactaataataataataaattatctttcTTTGAATACTAACATAatgaacatatataataatatgaaataattatatttagaatcagaaaaattgataacattaacatgtttttatattatgatttagagACACAGGACACGTAGTTAGTAATATTCATGATTtgaacatttaatatttttattcttaataattataaatagtttaCTTAATGAAAATCAAACCGATAACTTCTTCCTCTATTATAACGTCTTTTCACATGTTTATATGACACTCTCTAcattatttcatgtttagtgttgaaattataaacaattaaaccatttttcgtttcatttattgttttatgctttttatattatttttgtacgGCTAAATGACTTTCTATTTAGTATGTTTGGTAAAGATTTTACCTATGAAATAGCTGAAATTAGCGGTTGAAATTGTCAGGCATGAGTttcataaagataaaatttaaatgcaGGACAAAggtttataaagttataaagatttattatttatttcattaattttctaaaacttattttctctaaaatttatttttgtcaatcTCTCAATAATTAGAGAATAATCAACACTCTCCTATAGTGCCAAATTATATGGCAAGTTGATGATCAAactagaacaaaaaaaaaagttgttatcCTAGTAAGTAGTTcaatttctaaaagaaatttatcCAGTTTCTTCTTATGTATTTTAAAGGAGAGATTAGAGAGACGTTGATCGCGTTGGGTTTATTATTTGGACACCAAATCAGTAGAtgaataaagttttttaatGAAAGTTAATATATATGTCTTTGCATTTAGAGTGAGTAAAGTGTATATGATAGTACAATTTTAAAGATGATTATGGATATAATTTATGTTCAGGAAGCATTGCTTATGATTTGGGTGTTAAACTCATTATTGTGTTTCACTACCTTTAAAAGGTCATGCTCTCAAATATGATATCAATCAGGTAGCCTATTGCACAAGCAACATTCACACATGTATTGATTACTTACATTGCTATCTGTTGAAAAGGTTGAATAGTTTCAAGTTAATATACTCTATATTTGACCAATTTTTAGAGGCTCTTCTTTAGGAGTATATTCTTCCTTAAGCCTTATCTTGAGAATAGCTCTCAAGTGGCACCAACAACACTAAGCTTTGGTTGGTGGGCTTTAATTCCCCCTTAATGGCTTGTCATCACCATTGTGTTCCCTCTCCTTTTCATGTCTTTCATCTTTtatcatctttctttctttcatgtCTTTAAAGTTTCTGGTTTTATGTTATTGAGTAATTGAACTTCTCTTAGTCTCTAAAACTCATTGAAGTCTACCTTTAGATCTAGATAACATTGTTATCTTAATGTCCAGATAAAATATTCATGGAACTTTCTTAATCACCAAAAGACATTTAATGTTAAACTATAAAATGGGTCTTTATCATTTGGTATCTAGAGCCTagattatctttaaaatatgttgttttcaTATGCTATCAATCAATTGtcttttgtttcttgtttggtGGAGCTCTTGGTAAAGTGAAGAATCATGGTGTTTAGAAAAAATTTTCCACTTGGCATTGAAGTTAGATTATCACAATCTTAACTCtttgtgtttgttgttttgCCAAGTTGAAAGCATGTCTTGTTTTGTGTATGACTGTGAGCTTTGTGGTTTTTCCTATGTCATAATTTTCATTTCCTTATTTCTTATGAGTCTTTAAATGTACTTAACTTTTGTTTGTGAGTCATATGTCATATGTTAAATTAAAGTTTTCTATTTCTTGTTTTCGAAGTATTTGAAATTGCATGATAGACATAACTAGGTTTTGTGTATGTTCTTTGGATTTGATTAGTTGACCTAAAACTAGGACCTAAGTGCTCAAATATATCTAGACACCCTTTCTTAAATTTTTCTAAGCTAATATTtcaaattgaacatttttttcatCCTTAAAAGTGAATAACTGAAAATTATTTTGCTTCCTAGAGaacttaaaaattgaaaaattatggTGCATTATGATTCTAGCTTGCATGATTCGAGTGTTTTAATGAGTTTGGAAAATTGGTTCCATCATTAATGGGCCCTAATCTTCTTTGGTATATGCATGATTGATTGGTCTTTGTAAATACATGACTGAATAATCtctactttttgtttttaaagtaTTTGAAATTACATGATCACCATGACTAGTTTTTATGTATGTTCCTTGGAATTGATTGTGACTTAAAAATAGGATCTAAGTATTGAAATACATCTAGACACCCTTCCTTAACTTTTTCTAAGCTAGGatttgaaattagaaaaattttTAAATCGAAAATTGTTTTGCTTCCTAGTGAactcaaaaattgaaaaattatggTACATTACATTTCTATCTTGCATGATTTGAGTGTTTGATGGCTTTGGCAAATTAGTTTTGTCATTAATTGGCCTTAATTTTCTTTGGTATATGAATGACTGATTAGTCTATGTGAATGCATGATTAAATACTTTCCATAGAGTCTTCTTTCCATGTTTTGCTTTAGTTAGTCTTGTTACTAGTTTGTCACATGAATTTTCTTTCCTTAGAGTTTAACTTTCATTGTTTTTGCACTTTTCTTGCTTGCCACTAGGCTTCTTAGTTTTGTTATTTGCAGAattcatttctttctttcttaatgattttatcaaaacatAAATCTTTTTGTGTTACTTTTCTCCTAATTTTCGGACCTAGAGGAGTTTATACTCTTTTAGGAGAGCTTGAGTGATAGCCTAGCCTTGTTTTCTTGTGTGAGAGAACCAAAAAGTTTTGGGGCTACTATTTTGGAGTTAATTTGGTCTCGATTTTGAATtgtgtgtatatgtgtgtgtgagaAAGAGTTAGTGAATAATACATATGAAATTTGGAAGTTTTTGATAAATGGCACcaacttttttatgtttgtttttgaaTTGCATGAATATTTGGGTGCATGGGTTAAAAAAAAGGTTTGTTTGAAGACATATATATTTTGGAATTATCTATGAAAATGTGATTATGAATAGTTCTACCATTAGTTGGTGAGACTACTGGATAAGCAATTTGTTCCATTGGTTGGGGAGTCCACTCAAAAGAGCGATTTGTTTCACTATCCAGGAAGGCTGCTCAAAAGAGCAATTTGTTCCAAAGTTGGGGAGGCTACTTGGAAGAGTGATTTGTTCCATTAGTTAAGGAGGTTGCTCGAAAGAGAAATTTGTACCATTGGTCGGGGAAGCTGCTCGGAATAGCAATTTGTTCCATTGGTTTGGGAGGCTACTTAAAAGAGCAAAGATTTTGTGTGAAATGTTTGGTTTATTTACTtgcttaattttcttttgttttcatcGTCTAATTTTTGGGTTTGTTAAACACTATTGAGTTTTGAAGGAGTTTCATTTTCTTAGTTAGAAATAAGATATGTGAAAGTGATATAGGAAAAACTCTTACTAGGAAAGATGTAAGgacctataaaataataaagagtagtaacgatttttaaaatatgacactcaatcattttaatatttaagatgtTAGACTATAAATAGAATTACTATTAATCaagtttcattttataaaaatcatcatctctaagAAATCTTTTTGAAACTTCTCTCTACCTTATTTTTAAATCTCTAACTTCATCctatatttgtttgaaaaatagagATAGTAGAAGGGCACCTTTTTGAGAGATCTACACATTTAACTAGAGTTCAAAATAGGGTAATTTCATCTTGATAGACGGGGTCCAAGCCCAATTATCCtagtgtaatattttttttacttttattaaagtaTGTGTAAAACATGTTAGGCATGTGGTAGATAGTagggacttttagtcctatatatagaCACGTCACCACCTCATGTAAGACACTTTTGAGCATAATGAATTGTTATTCGATTGAGAACACTCTAGACCAATTCTACCttgaaagtcaaggctagagaatcccaaaggatctcctctagcTACCTTCCATTCACATCTACCATTCTCCTTCACTTCCATCAGTTTCACACTCCTCCACCGTGGCATCCATCTCACGCCACTCTCACTAATCTGTAGCTTCCCGTGGCTTTCGTCATCCTTCCTAATAGCAACATCTTCACGTCTCGCTGCCTCACTCGTAAGTCACATCTTCATTTCATATTCTAGccatttccaccgattaaaccaGCATACACCACCCGATCTGTAATCTCCACCAAACAAACCTCGAATCTAGGGTTTGTTCGTCACTGTTCTTCTTCGACTCCAAAACCTAGGGTTCCTAGCTAGGGTTGGTTTTCGGCTGCTTCATTTGTTTCTTTCCATTGCGATCTTCTTCAAAGGGTGCCTCGAGGAGTCCAAATTGCTTAAGTTCTGTCTTTTCCTCGGAGCGTCGTctatcaagtggtatcagagccatggcgCTCCTCCGACCAGCTAAGTATCTCTCTCCATTGATTCTCGTCTCTGatttaagtttatgtttcttGTGTTTGGTTTCTTCAATGTTTCCCCGTTGTTTGTTACAATTCCTTTGATGTTTTATGGTTTGATATTTTTGTCTTGTGTTGATTCATGTTGCTTTGATCTCGATCTATGCTAATATGTGTCATTAGGATTCctaattttatttgtgtttgagTTTCTTGTGCTTTGATTCATTATATTTGCTCATTTTATTCGGTCCATTTGTTGTTTTGAGTCATTTTCATTGATGAATCATATCATGTCATGTTTACAGTCATGTTTAATTGCTTAAAATGTCATAAATTCTATGTTCAAAgttgtttttgagttttttctGAGATTTTAGATTATATGATCAGTGGTTGCACACCATATGAGCTATGACACATTCATTGTGAGCTCAGGTGCATGCAAAAGTGACCTTAATCTCAGATTTAACGTGTTGTTGATGTGTATTatgttttgcattttttttgtcatgGCCAATACATATTATTTCGGTGATAAAATGCTTGAATGACTTAGTATCAGGTGCACACCACTTAAGCCATGAATTGCTTAATCAAATAGCTTGGTTGCATTTTGTGAAAACTTGAGCAGTGTCAAAGTTGTAGTTGAACGATCTACATTGTCTTGTTTGAgtctagtttttcttttaattttgatctGTCATATAGATCCTTGTTGGACATCTTGCATTCACTTCCTAGTATTCTGTTCAATTTTTAATAGTTATTCCTGTGTCCAGAAAACTGTTAGAAAGCTTTTTGAATCATTGAGTCAAAATTTGGGTGGTGGGGTTGcttgttttgaatgaatttgggggGCTGGAACATCACAATTATGAAGTACTTTTTTTCTGCATCATTAAGCTGTTTAAACCAGTTTGAATTATGCATTAAACTTACTAATGCAAAAATAGTATGAGTTCTAGCTGCCATACATATTTTCATGctttaaaccaccaaatttttgACATGTTTCATTCACAAGTTGCTGCAACATATGTATAATTCTGATTCTGGTTTTGAGCATTGTAATTGGATTGTAGCAAAAGGAATGGTCACATTATCTTTAGCCTAAAAATATTCCTCAAAAGATcaagaaagttttgaaaagCCAAATAGGTCTGTGCAAtccatattttaaaaactaaaacacaGAATCAGACTTTGGAAATTGGACCTAAGTTTATCTTTGACAGTTCAACAACTTCTTGTTTGTCTTTTCTTGCTTTAAAAATATGTTCTAGCTCTATTGAGTAAGTTTCATTTGAGTGCTCACTTTGATCAAAAGCTTTGTTTCTTACTTGTCCTTGTTGAACCTCTAGTTTTGTCTCTCACTTGTGAAATTATTTATGCAGTTCATAATTGCATCTTTTAATTGCTTTCTTAAATCTGATCTTGAGTCTTCTATTTTGTCATTCCATTGCCTTGTGCCTTACTATTTTGAGTAATCTGTTATGTTTGTCCATCACTTTGCCTTACCCTAACCTTTTCTGACTTGAGAATCTGATTTCACTTTGGATTTTGGGATTTGAAAGAAAGGTAAGTGTGAAATGTatcatcttaggtggtggtgatcCACAGGATTCTCTGGTCTAGGACTGAATTTCTTTATTAACACAACCAGCTGAGTGCATTTCAGTAGAGAGAATACTAGTATGTGAGTGTTGTGTGGCTGCACCTAAAGCCAAATAACCTTTGTTAAGAGTGTGTTGTAGTCTCACGTGCTGAAATAAGTTCATTTTTGAATCTGAAACGTGCTAACTAGTTATACCTGTGCAGTTTTGTTTGGTTGACCTCTATAGGGATAAAAGTTGGGCCAAAAGGTGAAATACACATAGTTGCAACAGTTAGGAAGTTGACCAGTGAATCTGATGGGGAAGAATGGACAGGAGCTAGAAGACCCAGGATACCATCATTAGAGTGCAAGTTTGCAGCAGGATTTTGAGCACACCGTGACGACAGCCTGTTATttccttttgtctttgtttgttccATTTGATTTGTAATAGGCTGATAGgctagttttcttttaattttgttttcaacttgtaaaaggccattaaaagtccaagttctttggaagagtccttggtgctctttcaactcttAGCAACTTTGTTTGATTTGTGCttgtgtttgaattttttttttttgttttgcgtGTTTAGGAGTGATTTAGGCTACAagagattaaactctaagccttgtcaCATTAGGTGTCCGCATTTAtgagtctagtcttttaattgtgtttgATTAGTTATGATTGTTTGTGAGTCATGTCTattgattttaaaggtgattttagtttaaggggtaattagtAGGGTTGGGCAAAAATAACTTAACTATACTAAACTATAGTTAACTGTactattttatactaaaaaaaactaatctattttaactaaaaactaattatattattatctagTTCAGTTTAGAAAAACTGAACTTATTATATTTCTAGTGCAGTTAACTAAAAACTGAACTATGTTTAGTGAGTTCCTATCACTTCTACTTTCATTTTGTTCTAAAACTGTAAGTTAGATGAATAACTCTATGAAAAACTCAACCTAGATACGTGTAGTATTAATCTTATCTCACTTTTAAATacttattgttttatttatttttaaatatttattttttatttatttaaattcatgttCACGCAAATCAATCTAATGTCGTTTTTTTGGAGATATGTACATTTCATTCTCAACTAATCTAActcaacttaaaataaataaattctcgttaaaaaatattgattcagtataaaaattaatatttttaaatatttaacatttttaatgtttttaaatatgatccttagttatttttattttaacattaaaataaaaagtataaattaatataattaaaataaaagttaaattaagataatttaattatgttttgatgtataatttaattaatcaatgtatTTTTTTCAACTAAGGTAAGATAACTGTAAACTttgttttatactttattttaaagtttttatattattattttaaataaacattaccttttaataaattgtatatattcCTTATTTTGtatctaaacaaaaattaacaaaacatatgTAGTtcattgttatttaattttttaacatgacAACATAAATTGTTCAATGattatatttaatcattattcattatatttattatttaatctcataattattatttttattttattaaaaaataaaaattgacatgAAATTATTCTTGaccataaatattttgaatattttgtattatatagtatcattgttaaaaataaaagcgttatatatatatatatatatatatatatatatatatattcaaattatttaaaaattagttttatgatTAAACTAAATTAGTTTTATGATTAAACTAATTTGTCTTTAGTTttgtaagaataatttattattaaactaaatatatttttttttctgagagTTGGATGTaagttttgaagaaagaaagttagggaaaagaataaaaggaaaaccaaaaacaaataaaatttattagaattatatgttaattttaattatttgtttctagaaaatattataaagttatttaattttatttatacaataagTTTGAAATAAATCTGAAGTATTTTTCGGAGGTTTAAGAGTAAAcgttttaaataaaacaaacttcCAATAATCCAttcttaaaattacattaatttctgataaatgattttttttaaatatgaatttttttaatagataacatataaaaatagaaataatattttatatgattggTATAAAGTCTAAGAATATATAACTTATcttaaagacaaaaacaaaagaacaatgtttaaaactcaaaataaaatattttccgtAAAAGTGACGGAAAGAGTAAGGAATTTTATAAAACTGACTTGATGATCTTGAAAGGATTTGGTTATTAGTTAATTGGTATAACTGCAGTTTTTTATAACTGAACTCTTAAcaatatagtttatatatagtatatgtagttcaattatttttagtttattagaaatatagttaactataatttattatagttCAGTATAGTTTAGATACTTATGCCCAGCCCTAGTAATTAGTTAGTCTAAGAAATATCTGGCAAGGTATAAGTGCATTAACCTACTTAGCTTGGAAGAGACATAAGTTAGTTATGATCAAGCTAATAGGGAACTTCCATTTTTTGGAAGAGACATAAGTGCATTAACCTACTTAGCttgggaaaagaaaattaatgaaatacaTCCACTCTTGGCTAAAATTAGTGATCCTTGTAAATTCTATGctttttctaaaacaaatgaaaattgtGTTCCTATGTTATACATTTCTAAGTTTGAAGGgcatgcaagagagtggtgggatcaAAGGCAAATTAGTGTTAGACAAGGTAGAAAATCCTCCATTCATGATTGGTATGAATTaagagcttgcatgagaagaaggTTTGTGCCTTTATCATTTAAAAGAAACCTAAAGCTAATGAGAGAGAGCATTCAAGAGGGAAAatcatttcttaaaaatatagatAGGTTTCATCATATGGAAAGAGAGTTTAGAGAAAAACTTATGACATTCTTGAATGAGGGAAGTAAAAGAAGAATTGAGAGAGAACAAAGGGAATTACAAGAAAGAATAGAAAGgatagagagaagaaaagaagagagaagaaaagaaaagagagaaagagaaaatcttgagagaagagaagaagaaagaaaataagaggaagagagaagaagagaagaagaaagaagagagcaagagagaaaagaagaggaaaagagaagaagagaagaagaaagaagagagaaagagagacgag
This window of the Vigna angularis cultivar LongXiaoDou No.4 chromosome 7, ASM1680809v1, whole genome shotgun sequence genome carries:
- the LOC108336466 gene encoding rust resistance kinase Lr10 isoform X2; this translates as MFPIDTGHMMGRDQCGKGINCNFNQTTQQIQCLGCEMFNHGVSNCGILSRINQYIRGYVAFVTRGFANRIKNIRRSFWDYRDGEILGQDILPIFIVVRYLFVLSLLLVVFIYKWRRRHFSIYENIENFLLDNNINPIRYEYKEVKKMTKGFKVKLGEGGFGSVYKGKLQSGLDVAVKMLSKSKDSRQDFVNEVSTIGRIHHVNVVRLIGYCVEGKKCCLIYEYMLNGSLDKYIYFKEGSVPLRHEKIYEISIGIAHGIAYLHRDCDVQILHFDIKPHNILLDDNFIPKVSDFGLARLYPAKDGSIILTAIRGTLGYMAPELFYKNIGGVSHKADVYSFGMLLMEMTSRRKNSNPHAEHSSQHYFPFWIHDQLKEDKDIDMEGASEMDNILMKKMFIVALWCIQFKPSDRPSMNKVVEMLEGKVESLNIPPKPSFYPHEMLENDGTINSPRTSWIDSNSSMCPWT
- the LOC108336466 gene encoding LEAF RUST 10 DISEASE-RESISTANCE LOCUS RECEPTOR-LIKE PROTEIN KINASE-like 2.1 isoform X1; translation: MSVLPSCSRCPQSVVVSVALIFALFQQTCSAKHHTSCPSSSCGEIGDIRYPFRLKGDPGGCGLPSYELDCVNNRTLLTLFSGKYYVKEINYDSYQIRVIDSGVVEDNSCSFPRYFLSHRNFSHDYLSNDPLTLSDDCFSTGVAFVKCSNRVSDDPRYVKVKAGCCDSGGVIYAVYLGTTFRVMDVKAGCRLKVATFANGSHSSDVSYRHRTHDGKVSYADILKSLEKGFWLTWSPLVCRDQCGKGINCNFNQTTQQIQCLGCEMFNHGVSNCGILSRINQYIRGYVAFVTRGFANRIKNIRRSFWDYRDGEILGQDILPIFIVVRYLFVLSLLLVVFIYKWRRRHFSIYENIENFLLDNNINPIRYEYKEVKKMTKGFKVKLGEGGFGSVYKGKLQSGLDVAVKMLSKSKDSRQDFVNEVSTIGRIHHVNVVRLIGYCVEGKKCCLIYEYMLNGSLDKYIYFKEGSVPLRHEKIYEISIGIAHGIAYLHRDCDVQILHFDIKPHNILLDDNFIPKVSDFGLARLYPAKDGSIILTAIRGTLGYMAPELFYKNIGGVSHKADVYSFGMLLMEMTSRRKNSNPHAEHSSQHYFPFWIHDQLKEDKDIDMEGASEMDNILMKKMFIVALWCIQFKPSDRPSMNKVVEMLEGKVESLNIPPKPSFYPHEMLENDGTINSPRTSWIDSNSSMCPWT